A genome region from Deltaproteobacteria bacterium includes the following:
- a CDS encoding type II secretion system F family protein translates to MPTYTWQGKTKQGELKKGELVADNVVVARLQLRKLDIRPIRIQEKREKPARKFALRKKIPKKSIVVFTRQFSTMINAGLPLVQCLTILGNQQENAAFSNVIAKIKGDVESGQSLAEALKKHPKVFDDLYVNLVEAGEAGGILDVILNRLSSYIEKTEKLKKKVKGAMVYPAVVTGVSIVVTAIILLFVIPVFEKMFSEVGQALPVPTQFVIGLSRFVSSNLIFIALGIGGLIFLLRSVYRTDKGKYLIDDLLLKLPIFGMLFRKVAVAKFTRTFGTMVSSGVPILEAMDIVAKSAGNKVVEKAIYKARGSIAEGKTISEPLEESKVFPPMVTQMIGVGEASGELDTMLNKIADFYDDDVDAAVNTLTSMMEPIMMVVLGGIVGGLVIAMYLPIFKMGEAITG, encoded by the coding sequence ATGCCGACTTATACCTGGCAAGGAAAAACAAAACAAGGGGAGTTGAAAAAAGGGGAATTGGTGGCCGATAATGTAGTCGTCGCCCGCCTTCAGCTTCGCAAACTCGACATCCGCCCCATCCGTATTCAGGAGAAACGGGAAAAACCCGCTCGTAAGTTTGCCCTTCGGAAAAAGATTCCCAAGAAATCGATCGTGGTCTTTACGCGCCAGTTCTCCACGATGATCAATGCCGGACTCCCCCTGGTTCAATGCTTAACCATTTTGGGCAATCAACAGGAAAACGCCGCTTTTTCCAATGTCATAGCCAAGATTAAAGGGGACGTAGAAAGCGGCCAATCCCTGGCCGAGGCCCTTAAAAAGCATCCTAAGGTTTTTGATGACCTTTATGTCAATCTGGTGGAAGCCGGAGAGGCCGGCGGCATCCTGGATGTCATTTTAAATCGACTTTCCAGCTATATCGAAAAGACAGAAAAACTGAAAAAAAAAGTCAAAGGCGCCATGGTCTATCCGGCTGTTGTTACCGGGGTCTCAATAGTCGTAACGGCGATTATTTTACTTTTTGTCATTCCTGTCTTTGAAAAGATGTTTTCGGAGGTCGGTCAAGCCCTTCCGGTCCCGACCCAATTTGTAATCGGACTCAGCCGGTTTGTCAGCAGCAATTTGATTTTTATTGCCCTCGGGATAGGGGGCTTGATTTTTCTGCTACGTTCTGTTTACCGGACTGATAAAGGCAAGTATCTGATCGATGATCTCCTGTTGAAACTGCCCATTTTCGGGATGTTGTTCCGGAAAGTGGCCGTGGCCAAGTTTACCCGGACCTTTGGAACCATGGTCAGCAGCGGGGTGCCTATTTTGGAAGCCATGGACATTGTGGCTAAATCTGCCGGAAATAAGGTGGTGGAAAAAGCTATTTATAAAGCCCGGGGAAGCATCGCCGAAGGGAAAACGATTTCAGAACCTTTAGAGGAAAGTAAGGTATTCCCTCCCATGGTAACCCAAATGATCGGGGTGGGTGAGGCCTCCGGAGAGCTGGACACCATGCTGAACAAAATTGCCGATTTTTATGATGACGACGTAGATGCCGCCGTCAATACCCTGACTTCGATGATGGAACCCATTATGATGGTCGTTCTGGGTGGAATTGTCGGCGGATTGGTAATTGCCATGTATCTGCCTATCTTTAAGATGGGTGAAGCCATTACCGGATAA